One genomic window of Funiculus sociatus GB2-C1 includes the following:
- the fghA gene encoding S-formylglutathione hydrolase, translated as MSAFPKLVSEHLCFGGKIGFYSHVSDTCNGEMRFSVYQPPQAKSAPVPVLYFLSGLTCTEENFMGKSGAQQFAAKYGIMLVVPDTSPRNRGIEGEDKDWDFGTGAGFYVDATQQKWRSHYQMYSYVVRELPALIADNFPVQPEKMGIFGHSMGGHGALVCALRNPELYKSVSAFAPIAAPMRCPWGQKAFSNYLGADKESWRNYDASELVLSAKFNRPILIDQGTADQFLAEQLLPEAFEKACAEAGQPLTLRYQEGYNHSYYFIATFIEDHIRHHAIALFS; from the coding sequence ATGTCAGCGTTTCCCAAACTGGTTTCTGAGCATCTTTGTTTTGGCGGTAAAATTGGTTTTTACAGCCATGTTTCTGATACTTGTAACGGCGAAATGCGATTTTCTGTCTATCAGCCACCGCAAGCAAAATCAGCACCAGTACCAGTTCTTTATTTCCTCTCAGGTTTGACTTGCACTGAAGAGAACTTTATGGGTAAGTCTGGCGCACAACAATTTGCTGCTAAGTACGGGATAATGCTCGTTGTACCAGATACCAGCCCTCGTAATAGGGGAATTGAAGGTGAAGATAAAGATTGGGATTTTGGTACTGGTGCGGGATTTTACGTTGATGCTACTCAGCAAAAGTGGCGATCGCATTATCAAATGTACAGCTATGTTGTCCGCGAATTACCTGCTCTAATTGCCGATAATTTCCCGGTACAACCTGAAAAAATGGGAATTTTCGGGCATTCGATGGGCGGACACGGAGCTTTAGTATGTGCTTTAAGAAACCCTGAGCTTTATAAATCGGTTTCAGCTTTTGCACCCATTGCCGCGCCGATGCGCTGTCCTTGGGGTCAGAAAGCTTTCAGTAATTACCTTGGCGCAGATAAGGAAAGCTGGCGCAACTACGATGCAAGCGAATTGGTACTGAGTGCCAAATTTAACCGTCCCATTCTCATCGACCAAGGCACAGCGGATCAGTTTCTCGCCGAACAACTGCTTCCAGAGGCGTTTGAAAAAGCGTGTGCAGAAGCGGGACAACCGCTAACTTTGCGCTACCAAGAAGGGTACAACCACAGTTACTATTTTATCGCCACTTTCATTGAAGATCACATCCGCCACCACGCGATCGCGCTGTTTAGCTAA
- a CDS encoding D-Ala-D-Ala carboxypeptidase family metallohydrolase: protein MAMPTLTPNQRNYYYLLEAERTGIHKPILAALYQVHSSPSLSDTEKGLGISPANRIPLEEVDSFPKQVQYAANTIGSLCNSLVVQGWKGAEMWDVEKGRYSDRFLQSVAAGYVPSASEPTAALLEASNADALLQAYLKDMAIDFSVAGLPENLAYLDQALVSLVERVADYYIGLPQQRDAVLEAVRIWHHLDTREDAIAKLFVASLQKIPPTPLENGDFSPPFPRGARGDQALAEDNFDESALDIPLKQFIQQVAQNYSGYPYQREALLRLTQLWRQLQSREDAIASLKNNTSAETGIKIIDPALIAFVQFIPQYYQGTGTQRHALTELLRLWRKLDSRAAALAALGIDPQMLGSSTADRTTFSHLAVQLDNELLEFIRRLPIEYKELDYQREALIRLVQLWRNVTRDQAIRSLFDDLKRIYKARKDSPDSPPKPMPVIFKERPEHWTLENIQLSAAIVPDGNFTWAEATSGGIWMPPNQETLDAIVRIAKMAQKARDRIGRPILVASWYRPPAINRALGGALYSRHIVGDAIDFTCEGLSGTQLYWFLDPWWSGGLGRYTRFPNLCHIDARCHRTRWQN from the coding sequence ATGGCTATGCCAACACTGACACCAAACCAGCGCAATTACTACTATCTTTTAGAAGCGGAACGGACGGGCATCCACAAGCCGATTTTGGCGGCGCTTTATCAAGTACACTCTTCACCGTCGCTATCGGACACAGAAAAGGGGCTGGGCATCTCTCCGGCTAACCGGATTCCTTTGGAAGAGGTAGATTCTTTTCCGAAACAGGTGCAATATGCGGCTAATACTATTGGAAGTCTGTGCAACAGTTTAGTTGTTCAGGGGTGGAAAGGTGCCGAAATGTGGGATGTGGAAAAAGGTCGTTATAGCGATCGCTTCCTTCAATCTGTCGCTGCTGGTTATGTACCATCTGCCAGCGAACCCACGGCGGCGCTTTTGGAAGCAAGTAACGCTGATGCGCTACTGCAAGCTTACCTGAAAGACATGGCTATAGATTTTTCGGTGGCAGGCTTGCCAGAAAATCTTGCTTATCTGGATCAGGCGTTAGTAAGTTTGGTGGAACGTGTTGCTGATTACTATATAGGCTTGCCTCAGCAACGGGATGCGGTGCTGGAAGCGGTGCGGATATGGCATCACTTGGATACCAGGGAAGATGCGATCGCAAAGCTTTTCGTAGCCTCTTTGCAGAAGATCCCCCCAACCCCCCTTGAAAATGGGGACTTTTCTCCCCCCTTTCCAAGGGGGGCTAGGGGGGATCAAGCCTTAGCTGAAGACAACTTCGATGAATCTGCGCTAGATATTCCCCTGAAGCAATTTATCCAGCAAGTTGCCCAAAATTACTCTGGTTATCCGTATCAACGGGAAGCACTGCTGCGCCTAACTCAGCTGTGGCGACAACTCCAGTCGCGGGAAGATGCGATCGCATCTTTGAAAAACAACACCTCCGCCGAAACTGGAATTAAAATAATCGATCCCGCACTGATTGCCTTTGTGCAGTTTATCCCCCAGTATTATCAAGGAACCGGAACCCAACGCCATGCCCTCACCGAGTTGTTGCGACTCTGGCGGAAATTAGACTCGCGTGCGGCGGCGCTGGCGGCTTTGGGCATCGATCCCCAAATGTTGGGTAGCAGTACCGCAGATCGCACTACCTTCTCTCATCTTGCCGTCCAGTTGGACAATGAATTACTAGAGTTTATCCGCCGTTTGCCTATTGAATATAAAGAACTGGATTACCAACGGGAAGCTTTAATTCGTCTGGTTCAACTTTGGCGCAATGTGACTAGAGATCAAGCCATCCGTTCCCTGTTCGACGATCTCAAACGCATATATAAGGCGCGGAAAGATTCCCCGGATTCTCCACCCAAGCCAATGCCAGTTATCTTTAAAGAGCGTCCCGAACACTGGACGCTAGAAAATATTCAGCTGTCGGCTGCAATCGTGCCGGATGGCAACTTTACCTGGGCAGAAGCTACCTCTGGAGGTATCTGGATGCCACCCAATCAAGAGACTTTAGATGCGATCGTCCGGATTGCTAAAATGGCACAGAAAGCACGCGATCGCATTGGACGGCCAATTTTAGTCGCCAGCTGGTATCGACCACCAGCCATTAATCGAGCGCTTGGTGGCGCATTATACAGCCGTCATATTGTTGGGGATGCAATAGACTTCACCTGCGAAGGGCTTTCTGGCACTCAACTTTATTGGTTCCTCGACCCTTGGTGGTCTGGTGGCTTGGGCCGCTACACCCGATTTCCAAACCTATGCCATATTGATGCGCGATGTCACCGCACACGGTGGCAAAACTAA
- a CDS encoding HAD family hydrolase, producing MKNYLKNVRLVATDMDGTLTSQGKFTASLLQALENLADASIPVLIVTGRSAGWMSGLSAILPIAGALAENGGLFYPSGTETPVTLTPIPDIVAHRQQLYHIFDQLKSKFPYLQESGDNRFRITDWTFDNRQLTPDDLQTINAFCQELGWSFTYSSIQCHIKPKQQDKATGLLKVLTHHFPQYTPEQVVTVGDSPNDESLFNPQYFPLSVGVANVLEYANQLTHKPAYITKFAEGEGFCELAKLLLK from the coding sequence ATGAAGAATTACTTGAAAAATGTTCGTCTAGTTGCAACCGACATGGATGGCACCTTGACGAGCCAAGGCAAGTTTACCGCAAGTTTACTCCAAGCTTTAGAAAATTTAGCAGATGCCAGCATTCCCGTGCTGATTGTCACCGGGCGTTCCGCTGGCTGGATGAGTGGTTTAAGCGCGATATTGCCAATTGCGGGTGCATTAGCAGAAAACGGCGGCTTATTCTACCCATCTGGCACCGAAACCCCAGTAACTTTAACCCCCATTCCCGATATTGTTGCCCACAGACAACAGCTTTATCATATTTTTGACCAACTCAAATCTAAATTTCCTTATCTTCAAGAATCTGGTGACAATCGTTTTCGCATTACCGATTGGACATTTGATAATCGCCAACTGACACCCGATGATCTGCAAACTATAAACGCATTTTGTCAAGAATTGGGCTGGAGTTTTACCTACAGTTCCATACAGTGTCACATCAAACCAAAGCAACAAGATAAAGCAACTGGTTTGCTGAAAGTATTAACCCATCACTTCCCTCAATACACACCAGAACAAGTTGTCACAGTTGGCGATAGTCCCAACGATGAAAGTTTATTTAATCCTCAATATTTTCCCCTTTCCGTTGGTGTGGCAAATGTTTTAGAGTATGCCAATCAGTTAACTCATAAACCCGCTTACATTACCAAGTTTGCCGAAGGCGAGGGATTTTGTGAATTAGCGAAATTACTTTTAAAGTAG